In Clostridium sp. SY8519, one genomic interval encodes:
- the mtaB gene encoding tRNA (N(6)-L-threonylcarbamoyladenosine(37)-C(2))-methylthiotransferase MtaB, whose product MKTAALHNLGCKVNSYETDAMQQLLEEAGYQIVPFHERADVYVINTCSVTNVADHKSRQMIHRAKKQNPEAAVVAAGCYVQTSPGQMREDLAVDIILGNNRKNDLIRLLDEYFSEHSRREETEAGEMALEDLVDINSGLQPYEDLKVSGPKEHTRAFVKIQDGCNQFCSYCIIPYARGRIRSRSVESVIAEVQGLAEQGIQEVVLTGIHISSYGKDSSDTLLHLIQEVHGIAGIRRIRLGSLEPRLITEEFARSLAALPKVCPHFHLSLQSGSAGVLQRMNRHYTPEEFLDKCRILRSVYDHPGITTDIIVGFPQETEEEFRETCAFARQAQFYEVHVFKYSRRDGTKAAAMSGQIPEQEKTRRSHILMGLAEELKRDYLARYEGKTVEVLFEHQTERGGVRGFEGFTREYVKVFLPESGRDLHNCIETVEFSQCLY is encoded by the coding sequence ATGAAAACAGCCGCGTTACATAATTTGGGATGCAAAGTGAATTCCTACGAAACAGATGCCATGCAGCAGCTGCTGGAAGAAGCGGGATATCAGATTGTTCCGTTTCACGAACGGGCAGACGTCTATGTGATTAACACCTGCTCGGTCACAAATGTGGCAGATCATAAATCCAGACAGATGATCCATCGGGCAAAAAAACAGAACCCGGAAGCGGCGGTGGTGGCTGCCGGCTGTTATGTCCAGACTTCGCCGGGGCAGATGCGGGAAGATTTGGCGGTGGATATTATTCTGGGCAACAACAGAAAAAACGATCTGATCCGGCTGCTGGATGAGTATTTTTCCGAACATTCCCGCCGGGAAGAGACAGAAGCCGGGGAGATGGCGCTGGAAGACCTGGTGGATATCAACAGCGGGCTGCAGCCTTATGAGGACCTGAAAGTCTCCGGACCGAAAGAGCACACCCGTGCCTTTGTCAAAATCCAGGACGGATGCAATCAGTTCTGCAGCTACTGCATCATTCCCTACGCAAGGGGAAGAATCCGCAGCCGTTCGGTGGAGAGTGTCATAGCCGAAGTGCAGGGACTGGCAGAACAGGGGATTCAGGAAGTGGTGCTTACGGGGATACATATCAGTTCCTATGGAAAGGACAGTTCGGATACCCTTTTGCATCTGATTCAGGAAGTGCACGGGATTGCCGGAATCCGGCGGATCCGCCTGGGATCGCTGGAACCACGCCTGATCACGGAAGAGTTTGCCCGGTCCCTTGCCGCGCTGCCGAAAGTCTGCCCCCATTTCCATCTGTCGCTGCAGAGTGGATCCGCCGGGGTGCTGCAGCGGATGAACCGTCATTACACGCCGGAAGAGTTTTTGGATAAATGCAGAATTCTGCGCAGCGTCTATGACCATCCCGGGATCACGACAGACATTATTGTCGGATTCCCGCAGGAAACGGAGGAAGAATTCCGGGAAACCTGCGCGTTTGCCAGACAGGCACAGTTTTATGAAGTGCATGTCTTTAAATATTCCCGCAGGGACGGGACGAAGGCTGCTGCCATGAGCGGGCAGATTCCGGAACAGGAGAAAACAAGACGCAGCCATATACTCATGGGCCTGGCAGAGGAACTGAAAAGGGACTATTTGGCCCGGTATGAGGGGAAAACAGTGGAAGTGCTGTTTGAGCATCAGACAGAACGGGGCGGCGTACGCGGATTTGAAGGATTTACCAGAGAATATGTAAAAGTATTTCTTCCGGAATCCGGGAGGGATTTACATAATTGCATAGAGACGGTTGAATTTTCGCAGTGTTTATATTAA
- a CDS encoding IreB family regulatory phosphoprotein: protein MQDLGNTQYFKVEKEPELRIGDVLEIVYKAMLEKGYSPINQIVGYIMSGDPTYITSHKNARSLIMKVERDELVEEVLKYYAKNHEWE from the coding sequence ATGCAGGATCTTGGAAATACACAATATTTTAAAGTAGAAAAAGAGCCGGAACTGCGGATCGGCGATGTGCTGGAGATCGTATATAAGGCCATGCTCGAGAAAGGATACAGCCCGATCAACCAGATTGTCGGGTACATTATGTCCGGAGATCCTACTTATATCACCAGCCATAAGAATGCCAGAAGCCTGATTATGAAGGTGGAGCGGGACGAGCTTGTGGAAGAAGTACTGAAATATTACGCAAAGAATCACGAATGGGAATAA
- the ruvX gene encoding Holliday junction resolvase RuvX, translating into MGINQKRIMGLDFGSKTVGVAVSDPLLITAQGVEIIRRKSPSKLRQTLARIQELTEEYDIGTIVLGYPRNMNGTEGERCGKTMEFKEMLEKRLSLPVTLWDERLSTVESEQIMIRRGIRREHRKEYVDQIAATIILQGYLDFSAREENQTVME; encoded by the coding sequence ATGGGAATAAATCAAAAACGAATCATGGGACTGGATTTCGGAAGCAAGACAGTGGGTGTCGCAGTCAGCGATCCGCTGCTGATCACTGCGCAGGGAGTGGAAATCATCCGGCGCAAATCACCCTCCAAGCTTCGCCAGACACTGGCCAGGATCCAGGAGCTGACAGAAGAGTATGACATAGGTACCATTGTTCTCGGATATCCCAGGAATATGAACGGAACAGAAGGAGAACGGTGCGGGAAGACGATGGAATTCAAAGAAATGCTGGAAAAGCGTCTCTCACTGCCGGTTACGCTCTGGGATGAGCGCTTGTCCACCGTGGAATCGGAACAGATTATGATCCGGCGCGGAATCCGCAGAGAACATCGCAAAGAATATGTGGATCAGATCGCGGCCACGATCATTCTGCAGGGGTACCTGGACTTCAGCGCCCGTGAAGAAAATCAGACAGTTATGGAGTAA
- a CDS encoding DUF1292 domain-containing protein, translating into METISFYDTETNELLEAYVLEQTVIGGVPYLLVTESEDQEEDATAYILREVQGGQAEACYEIVNDDNELQAISKVFAEMLEDVDFEI; encoded by the coding sequence ATGGAAACAATCAGCTTTTACGATACAGAAACCAACGAACTTTTAGAAGCATATGTACTGGAACAGACGGTAATCGGCGGCGTTCCGTATCTTCTTGTGACGGAAAGCGAAGATCAGGAAGAAGACGCCACCGCTTATATTCTTCGTGAAGTACAGGGCGGCCAGGCGGAAGCCTGCTACGAAATTGTCAATGATGATAACGAATTACAGGCAATTTCCAAGGTGTTTGCCGAAATGCTGGAAGACGTGGATTTTGAAATTTAA
- a CDS encoding ribonuclease J, producing MAKQNKKNQVNYDKKLKIIPLGGLETIGMNITAFEYDNSIIVVDCGMAFPDYDMYGIDLCVPVLDYLQENLDRVKGFFITHGHEDHIGALPYVLLEVNVPIYATKLTMGLIEHKLEEHSLLDQVKRKVVKYGQHINLGCFRVEFIKTNHSIQDAAALAIYSPAGIVVHTGDFKVDFTPVFGDAIDLQRFGELGKKGVLALMCDSTNAERPGFTKSERVVGKAFDTIFREHQNQRIIIATFASNVDRVQQIINTAHVYGRKVCVEGRSMVNIISIASELGYLKVPKDTLVEVDQLKNYPDEKTVLITTGSQGEPLAALSRMAMGIHRKVKISPNDLIVFSSNPIPGNEKAVSKIINELYAQSAEVIFQDTHVSGHACQEEIKLIYSLVHPKYAIPIHGEFKHRKAQAAIAAEMGYDKDHILMINSGDVLAIDDEGADVIGTVPVGNVFVDGLGIGDVGNIVMRDRQHLAEDGIVIVVMTMDSASGQIIAGPDIVSRGFIYVRESESLMEESQGVLNDTVDRIARKGIRDWGKIKSEIRENLGSFFWKKTKRKPMIIPIIMDV from the coding sequence TTGGCAAAACAAAACAAAAAAAATCAGGTAAATTATGACAAAAAACTAAAGATTATCCCCCTGGGCGGTCTGGAAACCATCGGAATGAATATTACCGCCTTCGAATATGACAACAGCATTATTGTGGTGGACTGCGGAATGGCATTTCCGGATTATGATATGTACGGAATTGACCTGTGTGTGCCGGTGCTGGATTATCTGCAGGAAAATCTGGACCGGGTCAAAGGATTTTTCATCACCCACGGCCATGAGGACCATATCGGCGCGCTGCCCTATGTGCTTCTGGAGGTCAATGTGCCGATCTACGCCACCAAGCTGACCATGGGACTGATTGAGCATAAACTGGAAGAACACAGCCTGCTGGATCAGGTCAAACGGAAAGTGGTGAAATACGGCCAGCACATTAATCTCGGATGTTTCCGGGTGGAATTCATCAAGACCAATCACAGCATTCAGGATGCGGCTGCCCTGGCGATCTATTCTCCGGCAGGTATTGTTGTGCACACCGGCGATTTTAAAGTGGATTTCACACCGGTGTTCGGCGACGCGATTGACCTGCAGCGTTTCGGAGAACTGGGCAAAAAGGGTGTGCTGGCGCTGATGTGCGACAGTACCAATGCCGAGCGTCCCGGCTTTACCAAGTCTGAACGGGTAGTGGGCAAGGCCTTTGACACCATTTTCAGGGAACACCAGAACCAGAGAATTATTATTGCCACCTTTGCGTCAAATGTGGACCGTGTGCAGCAGATCATCAACACCGCGCATGTCTACGGCAGAAAAGTCTGCGTGGAAGGCAGGAGTATGGTAAACATCATCTCCATTGCTTCCGAGCTGGGCTATCTGAAGGTGCCGAAGGATACACTGGTGGAAGTGGACCAGTTAAAGAACTATCCGGATGAAAAGACGGTGCTGATTACCACCGGTTCCCAGGGAGAACCGCTGGCTGCCCTGTCCCGGATGGCCATGGGGATCCACAGAAAAGTAAAAATCAGCCCCAACGATCTGATTGTATTCAGTTCCAATCCGATTCCGGGCAACGAAAAAGCCGTATCAAAGATCATTAACGAACTGTACGCCCAGTCCGCGGAAGTGATTTTCCAGGATACCCATGTATCCGGCCATGCCTGCCAGGAAGAGATCAAACTGATTTATTCCCTGGTGCATCCCAAATATGCGATCCCGATTCACGGAGAATTCAAGCACAGAAAAGCACAGGCAGCGATTGCCGCGGAAATGGGATATGACAAAGACCATATCCTTATGATCAACTCCGGCGATGTGCTGGCGATTGATGATGAGGGAGCGGATGTGATCGGAACCGTTCCGGTAGGAAATGTATTTGTAGACGGACTGGGCATCGGCGATGTGGGAAACATTGTCATGCGCGACCGGCAGCATCTGGCAGAGGACGGCATCGTGATTGTGGTCATGACCATGGATTCAGCTTCCGGACAGATTATCGCGGGTCCGGATATTGTGTCCCGGGGATTTATCTACGTGCGGGAGTCTGAGAGCCTGATGGAGGAATCTCAGGGAGTCCTGAATGATACCGTCGACCGCATTGCCAGAAAAGGCATCCGGGACTGGGGAAAGATCAAGAGTGAAATCCGGGAGAATCTTGGCAGCTTCTTCTGGAAAAAGACAAAACGGAAACCAATGATCATTCCGATTATTATGGATGTATAG
- a CDS encoding O-methyltransferase yields MIVNSRYTTFMNSFSQELPPLLKAIEQEALADYVPIIRKETQSLLRVMLAAVRPGRILEVGTATGFSSLLMAESAPDPVRITTIENYKKRIPIARENFRRAGRSDEITLLEGDAADVLKTLTEPYDFIFMDAAKGQYLSFLDDIMRLLAPGGMLISDNVLQDGDIIESRYAVARRNRTIHKRMREYLYTLTHREDLDTCILPSGDGVTISVKKTAEKGRE; encoded by the coding sequence ATGATAGTAAACAGTCGTTACACCACGTTTATGAATTCCTTCAGCCAGGAACTGCCGCCGCTGCTGAAAGCGATCGAGCAGGAGGCCCTTGCGGACTATGTGCCCATCATCAGGAAGGAGACCCAGTCACTGCTGCGGGTCATGCTTGCGGCAGTCCGGCCGGGCAGAATTCTCGAAGTCGGTACGGCAACCGGGTTTTCCTCCCTGCTGATGGCGGAATCCGCGCCGGATCCGGTGCGGATTACAACGATTGAGAATTATAAAAAAAGAATCCCCATTGCCCGGGAGAATTTCCGGCGGGCCGGCAGAAGCGATGAGATCACGCTGCTGGAAGGGGATGCGGCGGATGTGCTGAAGACGCTGACAGAACCATATGATTTTATTTTCATGGATGCCGCGAAAGGGCAGTATCTGAGCTTCCTGGATGATATTATGCGTCTCCTGGCGCCCGGCGGAATGCTGATTTCCGATAATGTGCTTCAGGACGGGGATATCATTGAATCCAGGTATGCGGTTGCGCGGCGCAACCGAACGATTCACAAGCGGATGCGGGAGTATCTGTATACCCTTACCCACAGAGAAGATCTGGATACCTGTATTCTGCCATCCGGCGACGGTGTAACCATCAGCGTAAAGAAAACCGCTGAGAAAGGACGGGAATGA
- a CDS encoding U32 family peptidase, which produces MRNIELLIPASCLEVLKVAVIFGADAVYLGGEAFGLRAKAKNFTNDEIREGIAFAHAHQVKVYITANILAHNRDLEGVREYFRELKEIRPDAILISDPGVFAIAKEVCPEIDIHISTQANNTNYGTYNFWHSLGATRVVTARELSIEEIREIRAHIPDDLEIETFVHGAMCISYSGRCLLSNYMTGRDANQGACTHPCRWKYSVVEETRPGEYMPVYENERGTFLFNSKDLCMIEHLPELIEAGVDSLKVEGRMKTALYVATVARTYRRAIDDYLESPEKYRANMPWYLDQISDCTYRQFTTGFFFGKPSEEAQIYDNNTYVRAYTYLGVIRQLDAQGRGVFEQKNKFSVGETIEIMKPDGRNLSVTVRSLTDAEGNEMQSCPHSRQEVHVDLGAELEPYDILRRQEKEGVQA; this is translated from the coding sequence ATGAGAAATATTGAATTACTGATACCTGCCAGCTGTCTGGAAGTGCTGAAAGTAGCAGTTATTTTCGGCGCGGACGCGGTGTATCTCGGCGGCGAGGCCTTCGGGCTCCGCGCGAAGGCCAAGAATTTTACCAATGATGAGATCCGGGAGGGCATTGCGTTTGCCCATGCGCATCAGGTGAAAGTATATATTACGGCAAACATTCTGGCCCACAACAGGGATCTGGAAGGCGTGCGGGAATATTTCCGGGAACTGAAGGAAATACGCCCGGACGCGATCCTGATTTCGGATCCGGGAGTTTTTGCAATTGCGAAAGAAGTATGCCCGGAAATCGACATTCACATCAGCACCCAGGCGAATAACACCAATTACGGCACTTATAATTTCTGGCATTCCCTGGGGGCTACCCGTGTGGTGACAGCCCGGGAACTTTCCATTGAAGAGATCCGGGAGATCCGGGCCCACATTCCGGATGATCTGGAAATCGAAACCTTTGTCCATGGGGCCATGTGCATCTCCTATTCCGGCCGCTGCCTGTTAAGCAACTATATGACGGGCCGGGATGCCAATCAGGGAGCCTGCACCCACCCCTGCCGCTGGAAATATTCCGTGGTGGAGGAGACGAGGCCCGGAGAGTATATGCCGGTCTATGAAAATGAACGAGGCACCTTTCTGTTTAACTCCAAGGATCTGTGCATGATTGAACATCTGCCGGAGCTGATCGAAGCGGGCGTGGACAGCCTGAAGGTAGAGGGACGGATGAAGACGGCGCTGTATGTGGCCACCGTGGCACGTACTTACCGCAGGGCAATTGACGATTATCTGGAAAGTCCGGAAAAATACCGCGCAAATATGCCCTGGTATCTGGATCAGATTTCCGACTGCACTTACCGCCAGTTTACAACCGGATTCTTTTTCGGCAAACCGTCGGAAGAAGCCCAGATCTATGATAACAACACCTATGTCCGTGCCTATACCTATCTTGGGGTGATCCGTCAGCTGGATGCGCAGGGCAGAGGCGTGTTTGAACAGAAGAATAAATTTTCAGTGGGAGAAACCATTGAAATCATGAAACCGGACGGCAGAAATCTGTCTGTGACCGTGCGGTCCCTCACAGACGCGGAAGGAAATGAGATGCAGAGCTGTCCGCATTCCAGACAGGAAGTCCATGTGGACCTGGGAGCGGAACTGGAGCCTTATGATATTCTGCGGAGACAGGAGAAAGAAGGAGTACAGGCATAA
- a CDS encoding beta-propeller fold lactonase family protein, giving the protein MEQYVAYVGTYTHGSSRGIHIYDIDPATWKMRERKVVPINNPSDIVVSKDRRFLYSIADEGVRSFRIQKDGDLQPLNAAWTGAMRGTDLEISKDGKYLFVGGYHDGSVSVLHVNEDGSVGAIADNVFHENTTKGLTKSASAPHVTCIRQLPDTVGFAAVDSGLDHVKIYHLQPKTGKLKLHDILRLEINSSPIAIRFSADGRFSYLLSEADNTVTVFQLGIDKDGFNTFETIQKIPCSEEKDFRSIAACSMELTMGGKHLLVGNNGTNTMTVFNVDLKTGLLSKLFENRTSGSYPKALGLMPDNRHVAVLAHDTNEIISLYMNYPKNYFLMDAKPIQVEQPNCIAICKLV; this is encoded by the coding sequence ATGGAACAGTATGTAGCTTATGTTGGAACCTATACACACGGCAGCAGCAGGGGAATCCATATTTATGATATAGATCCGGCTACCTGGAAGATGCGGGAACGAAAAGTGGTGCCCATCAATAATCCGTCAGATATCGTGGTATCCAAGGACCGCCGTTTTCTGTATTCCATTGCGGATGAAGGCGTCCGTTCTTTCCGGATTCAGAAAGACGGCGATCTGCAGCCGCTGAACGCGGCCTGGACAGGGGCGATGCGCGGAACAGATCTGGAAATCTCAAAAGACGGAAAATATCTGTTTGTGGGCGGCTACCATGACGGCAGCGTTTCTGTGCTGCACGTAAATGAGGACGGCTCCGTGGGGGCGATCGCGGATAATGTGTTTCATGAAAACACAACAAAAGGTCTGACAAAATCTGCATCCGCGCCCCATGTCACCTGTATCCGTCAGCTGCCGGACACCGTGGGATTCGCGGCAGTGGATTCCGGACTGGATCATGTAAAAATCTATCATCTTCAGCCGAAGACCGGCAAGCTGAAGCTCCATGATATCCTGCGGCTGGAAATCAACAGTTCGCCGATCGCGATCCGTTTTTCCGCGGACGGGAGATTTTCCTATCTTCTTTCCGAGGCGGACAATACCGTAACTGTTTTTCAGCTGGGAATCGATAAAGACGGCTTCAATACCTTTGAAACCATTCAGAAGATCCCCTGTTCCGAAGAGAAAGATTTCCGCAGTATCGCAGCCTGCTCCATGGAACTGACCATGGGAGGCAAACATCTTCTTGTGGGAAATAACGGCACAAATACCATGACAGTGTTTAATGTGGATCTGAAGACCGGACTGCTGAGCAAACTGTTTGAAAACCGCACCAGCGGCAGTTATCCGAAAGCACTGGGGCTCATGCCGGACAACCGGCATGTGGCAGTGCTGGCCCATGATACTAATGAGATTATTTCTCTGTACATGAATTATCCGAAAAATTATTTTCTTATGGATGCAAAGCCAATCCAGGTGGAACAGCCCAACTGCATTGCAATCTGCAAGCTGGTGTAG
- the aroC gene encoding chorismate synthase, with protein MAGSTYGTLFSITTWGESHGAGIGVVIDGCPAGLSLSPSHIQDFLDRRKPGQSEFSTPRKEADAVQILSGVFEGKTTGTPISLFVPNTNQHSGDYSKLADVYRPGHADYTFDRKYGFRDYRGGGRSSGRETIGRVAAGAVASRILNTLGISLCTYTSSIGPVSCDPLGFDPDQIRRNALYMPDAEAAARASEYIRQCMKEKDSIGGIIECRVTGLPAGLGDPVFRKLDACLAQAVLSIGAVKGFEIGDGFQAAGNRGSENNDPFCRRSDGSVGKQTNHAGGVLGGISDGDTLCFRAAVKPTPSIAQPQQTVNREHQPCEITIGGRHDPVIVPRAVVVVESMAAITILDLLMTNMSATMDYLLRIYR; from the coding sequence ATGGCAGGATCCACATACGGAACTTTATTTTCCATTACAACCTGGGGAGAGTCCCACGGCGCCGGCATCGGTGTCGTCATAGACGGCTGTCCGGCCGGTCTGTCCCTGTCCCCTTCCCACATTCAGGACTTTCTGGACCGCAGGAAACCCGGTCAATCCGAATTTTCCACCCCGCGAAAGGAAGCTGACGCAGTGCAGATCCTGTCCGGCGTCTTTGAAGGGAAGACCACCGGCACGCCCATCAGTCTCTTCGTACCCAATACGAACCAGCACTCCGGCGATTACAGCAAATTAGCGGATGTATACCGTCCCGGCCACGCAGACTATACCTTTGACCGGAAATACGGCTTCCGGGATTACCGCGGCGGCGGCCGTTCCTCCGGACGCGAAACCATCGGCCGGGTGGCGGCCGGCGCGGTCGCCTCCCGCATTCTGAATACACTGGGGATTTCCCTGTGTACCTACACCAGTTCCATCGGACCGGTTTCCTGTGACCCCCTGGGGTTCGACCCGGATCAGATCCGCCGCAATGCCCTCTATATGCCGGATGCAGAGGCTGCGGCCCGGGCATCGGAATACATTCGGCAGTGCATGAAGGAAAAAGATTCCATCGGGGGAATCATCGAATGCCGGGTGACCGGACTCCCGGCCGGACTGGGCGACCCGGTCTTCCGCAAGCTGGACGCCTGCCTGGCACAGGCAGTCCTTTCCATCGGCGCGGTCAAAGGATTCGAAATCGGCGACGGTTTTCAGGCCGCCGGAAACAGAGGCTCGGAAAACAATGATCCCTTCTGCCGCCGCAGCGACGGTTCTGTGGGCAAGCAGACCAATCATGCCGGCGGTGTCCTGGGAGGCATCAGCGACGGCGATACACTCTGTTTCCGTGCCGCAGTCAAGCCCACGCCCTCCATCGCCCAGCCCCAGCAGACCGTAAACCGGGAGCATCAGCCCTGTGAAATCACCATCGGCGGCCGTCACGATCCGGTCATTGTCCCCCGTGCCGTGGTAGTTGTGGAATCCATGGCCGCCATAACGATCCTGGATCTGCTGATGACAAATATGTCTGCCACCATGGATTATCTCCTCCGCATTTACCGGTAA
- the tgt gene encoding tRNA guanosine(34) transglycosylase Tgt has product MYQVLKTDGRAKRGRLKTVHGVIETPVFMNVGTVAAIKGAVDASDLEKIHTQVWLANTYHLHVRTGDKLIHELGGLHRFMDWHGPILTDSGGFQVFSLAGLRKIREEGVSFRSHIDGHKIFMGPEESMQIQSNLGSTIAMAFDECPPALAERSYVEQSVNRTTRWLKRCQEEMGRLNRMETTLNRSQLLFGINQGAIYEDIRIEHAKTIADMDLDGYAVGGLAVGETHEEMYHILDVTVPYLPQDKPTYLMGVGTPENILEAVDRGVDFFDCVYPSRNGRHGHVYTNHGKINLFNRKYEKDMTPIEEGCGCPTCQRFSRAYLRHLLKAKEMLGMRLCVLHNLYFYNTMMQEIRDAIEAGRFQEYKNEKISGMKSLE; this is encoded by the coding sequence ATGTATCAGGTTTTAAAAACAGACGGCAGGGCAAAACGCGGACGCCTGAAAACCGTTCACGGCGTAATCGAGACACCGGTTTTCATGAACGTGGGAACTGTGGCGGCAATCAAGGGCGCGGTAGACGCTTCCGACCTGGAGAAGATCCATACCCAGGTCTGGCTGGCCAATACCTATCATCTCCATGTGCGGACGGGAGACAAGTTAATCCATGAACTGGGCGGCCTGCACCGTTTTATGGACTGGCACGGCCCGATTCTGACAGATTCCGGCGGATTTCAGGTGTTTTCCCTGGCCGGACTGCGAAAAATCAGGGAAGAGGGCGTCAGCTTCCGCTCCCATATCGACGGACATAAGATCTTTATGGGGCCGGAAGAGAGCATGCAGATCCAGTCAAATCTGGGATCGACGATTGCGATGGCGTTTGATGAGTGTCCGCCGGCGCTGGCGGAACGCAGCTATGTGGAACAGTCGGTCAATCGTACCACCCGCTGGCTGAAACGGTGCCAGGAGGAAATGGGGCGGCTTAATCGAATGGAAACCACCCTCAACCGCAGCCAGCTTCTGTTTGGAATCAATCAGGGAGCGATATATGAAGATATCCGGATCGAACACGCCAAAACCATCGCGGATATGGATCTGGACGGATACGCGGTCGGCGGCCTTGCTGTAGGAGAAACCCATGAAGAGATGTATCACATCCTGGATGTGACGGTGCCGTATCTTCCCCAGGACAAACCCACCTATCTGATGGGAGTCGGCACACCGGAGAATATCCTGGAGGCCGTGGACCGGGGCGTGGATTTCTTCGACTGTGTATACCCGAGCAGAAACGGCCGCCACGGGCATGTGTATACGAATCACGGAAAGATCAATCTGTTTAACCGGAAATATGAGAAGGATATGACCCCCATCGAGGAAGGCTGCGGCTGTCCCACCTGTCAGAGATTCTCCAGGGCATATCTGCGTCACCTGCTGAAAGCGAAGGAAATGCTGGGCATGCGGCTCTGTGTGCTGCACAACCTGTATTTCTACAATACCATGATGCAGGAAATCCGGGATGCGATTGAAGCAGGCAGGTTTCAGGAATACAAAAATGAGAAGATTTCAGGTATGAAATCACTTGAATAA
- the yajC gene encoding preprotein translocase subunit YajC → MAILSGGGQSGSMLIIWVVILVVFMFVFMIRPQRKEQQRKNDLMSRMAVGDTVLTTSGFYGTIIDIEDETVIVEFGNNKNCRIPMQRAAIAQVEKAEDAIATEEDTAKENDEELNKPKGLFGRKKK, encoded by the coding sequence ATGGCAATTTTATCCGGCGGCGGACAGTCAGGAAGTATGCTGATTATCTGGGTGGTTATCCTGGTGGTCTTCATGTTCGTATTTATGATTCGCCCGCAGAGAAAGGAACAGCAGAGAAAGAATGATCTTATGTCCCGGATGGCAGTCGGAGATACCGTACTGACTACCAGCGGTTTCTATGGTACGATTATTGACATTGAGGATGAAACCGTGATCGTTGAGTTCGGCAACAACAAAAACTGCCGGATTCCGATGCAGCGTGCGGCAATTGCTCAGGTGGAAAAGGCAGAAGATGCAATCGCGACAGAAGAAGATACAGCAAAGGAAAATGACGAAGAATTAAACAAGCCAAAAGGACTGTTTGGCCGTAAGAAGAAATAA